A window of Variovorax paradoxus EPS genomic DNA:
CGACCGCTCGCCGTGGTGGTGCGCATCTACAAGCTGAAGGAAACGACGGGCTTCTACCAGTCGTCGTTCGATGCCTTCGTCACCCCCGGACGCGACAAGACGCAACTGGGCGACGACCTCGTCGAGAGCCGCGAGATCACGCTCATTCCCGACCAGCAATACACATGGACCGAGACCGTGCCGCGCACCGCCAACGCGGTGGGCGTGGTGGTGCTGTTCCACTCGCCCGACGCCCAGCGCTGGCGCTTCGCCTTCAACGCCGCGGACGCGGAAAAGACCGGCATCGTGATGGGCGCGCATGCCTGCGCGCTGACGGTGACGCAGGGCGCGGTGGTCGGTCAGCAGAACGCGCAGGGCGGCGCCGCGACCGGCAACGCGCTCAACCTGCTGGGCCCGGTGACCTGCCGGCCCTCGCCGGCTTGATCCGCCCGACGTGCTTGTCCACCAGCAAACTACGATGCGATACTGCCGAAAAATTGAGGGAGCTGATCCGCCGTGAGCTATGCCGCCAAGGTCCTCTGGGGAGAGGGCTTGTTTCTACGCCCCCAGCATTTCCAGCGCCAGGACGCGTACCACGAGGCACGCTTGCGCGCCACGGCGCAGACGCTGCATCCGTACTTCTGGGGCGTGCGCTCCATCAGCTTCGACCTGGACGCGCTCGCGAGCGGCATGCTCCGCGCCTCGCAGCTGTCGCTGGTGTTCCCCGACGGCGAGCCTTACTCGGCACCGCAGGCCGACGCGCTGCCCCCGCCCATCTCGCTCGATACGCTCAACCCGGGCCAGAACGAGATCACCTTCTACCTGGTGCTGCACCCGGTGAAGGAGCTGGGCAAGAACTACACCGACCCGAACGAAGAAGGCTTCGCCGCGCGCTACACCAGCGACGCGACGCAATCGCTCGATCTCTTCACGAACGCAGTGAGCGCCGAGGTGGTGTTCCTGCGCAAGAGCGTGAAGCTCCTGGCCGACACCGAGCCGCGCGAGCAGTTCGTGTCGATCCCGGTGATCCGCATCCGCCGCACCGCCGCGGGCGGTTTCGAAATCGACCGCAGCTTCGTGCCGCCGTGCACCTCCATCGACGCCTCGGCCACGATCTTCCAGCAGCTGCGGCGGCTCCTGGACGTGCTGCAGGCCAAGGTCAACTCGCTCTATGGCATTCATCGCGAGCCGAGCAAGAACATCATCGAGTTCCGCTCGGGCGACATCGCCTCGTTCTGGCTGCTGCACACGGCCAACTCGGCATTCGCTTCGCTCTCGCACCTGTTCCATCACCCGTCGCTGCATCCGGAGCGGCTGTTCCAGGAACTGCTGAGCCTGGCCGGCGCGCTGATGACCTTTGCGAAGACCTATTCGCTCAACGACCTGCCGGTGTACGACCACGAGAAGCCGGGCCCTGCCTTCGCCGAACTCGACCGCATCGTGCGCGACCTGCTCGACACGGTGATCTCGACGCGCTACTTCGCGATCGCGCTCACCGAAACCCGCAACGCCTTCTACCTCGGGCGCCTGGATTCCGGAAAGATCGACGAGAAGACCGTGTTCTACATGTCGGTCACCGCGAGCATGCCGGCCGCCGAGCTGGCCGAGGCGGTGCCGCAGCGCTTCAAGATCGGCGCGCCCGAAGACGTCGACAAGCTGGTGCTCTCGGCCATGCCGGGCGTGCGCATCGTCTACGCGCCGCAGGTGCCGCCGGCCATTCCGATCCGCGCGGGTGCCTGCTACTTCTCCATCGACAGCAAGAGCCAGCTGTACGACCGCATGCTTCAGGCGCAGAGCGTCACCATCTACGCGCCGGCCGGCATTCCCGACATGCAGCTCGAACTGATTGCCGTGACCGGCTGATCTTCTGATCGCAATGAACACCACCATCAACAAGGCCCCCTCCCTGCTCGGCGCCGACGCACCCGCCGCGTCGTTCACGCCCGCGGGCGCCGCCCCCGACGCGGGCGCAAGCCTGCTCGACCTGCTGTACGACGGCTTCGTGATGCTGTTCCTCTTGAAGAAGAAGCAGCAGCCCGCGACCACCGAGCAGTTCCTCACCGGCATCCGCAATTACCTGGGCGAGTTCGAGCGCAACGCGCGCAAGCTCGACGCGACGGCCGAGCAGATCCACGCGGCCAAGTACGCCTTTTGCGCGACCATCGACGAGTTCGTGCTCTCGGCACCCGAGTTCGCGATCCGCTCCGAGTGGGAGCGCCGGCCGCTGCAGCTCACACTGTTCGGCGACCAGCTGGCCGGCGAGAACTTCTTCCAGATGCTCGAGGTCGAGCGGGCGCACGGCGCCGCGCGCATCCAGACGCTCGAGGTGTTCTACATGTGCCTCTTG
This region includes:
- the tssJ gene encoding type VI secretion system lipoprotein TssJ, which produces MKIPVTIGALLMTLLLAGCSSPALTIANIALEASGLKKPELPESQKPPRKVSMSIAAGKNLNADSRNRPLAVVVRIYKLKETTGFYQSSFDAFVTPGRDKTQLGDDLVESREITLIPDQQYTWTETVPRTANAVGVVVLFHSPDAQRWRFAFNAADAEKTGIVMGAHACALTVTQGAVVGQQNAQGGAATGNALNLLGPVTCRPSPA
- the tssK gene encoding type VI secretion system baseplate subunit TssK, which codes for MSYAAKVLWGEGLFLRPQHFQRQDAYHEARLRATAQTLHPYFWGVRSISFDLDALASGMLRASQLSLVFPDGEPYSAPQADALPPPISLDTLNPGQNEITFYLVLHPVKELGKNYTDPNEEGFAARYTSDATQSLDLFTNAVSAEVVFLRKSVKLLADTEPREQFVSIPVIRIRRTAAGGFEIDRSFVPPCTSIDASATIFQQLRRLLDVLQAKVNSLYGIHREPSKNIIEFRSGDIASFWLLHTANSAFASLSHLFHHPSLHPERLFQELLSLAGALMTFAKTYSLNDLPVYDHEKPGPAFAELDRIVRDLLDTVISTRYFAIALTETRNAFYLGRLDSGKIDEKTVFYMSVTASMPAAELAEAVPQRFKIGAPEDVDKLVLSAMPGVRIVYAPQVPPAIPIRAGACYFSIDSKSQLYDRMLQAQSVTIYAPAGIPDMQLELIAVTG
- the icmH gene encoding type IVB secretion system protein IcmH/DotU, giving the protein MNKAPSLLGADAPAASFTPAGAAPDAGASLLDLLYDGFVMLFLLKKKQQPATTEQFLTGIRNYLGEFERNARKLDATAEQIHAAKYAFCATIDEFVLSAPEFAIRSEWERRPLQLTLFGDQLAGENFFQMLEVERAHGAARIQTLEVFYMCLLLGFQGKYAIDGTEKLAYLTARVGDEIANARGKRTPFAPHWPLPDLISHSLKREAPQWVVAALFALIGLLGFIGLSAHIGSTTQGTLASYQDIVKLGPRQANLTISLP